In Temnothorax longispinosus isolate EJ_2023e chromosome 10, Tlon_JGU_v1, whole genome shotgun sequence, a single window of DNA contains:
- the LOC139820886 gene encoding uncharacterized protein has product MDQFEQTERDLLELSDQVATVDEFFTWALQCAEFVEQLETRCSAKRQRLSDNPTIGQRQSLVARIARLEGVKLRLERQFIHSGGDYANAGTSGDTRATELVWREIDAGFEKRTMTGAVINTDHIEPRQFLEDACSVVCKRVRLQRRVRDSIKTHNCVKVNTAFNGEFVAGDNRANKSICTNNIELCDTSHLREWYELHVIEPTLAKLEEFQERDSGWALTRILNLTVSVNKYNPLRAGCHIKLPEDIKLKHAVINVLSMDNACFAWAVTAALHPAERHPERESSYPHYSTVLNLRDIEFPMTLRQIKQFERLNDISVNAYIIEGQKTSNVLPIRLTDRTSDKKHVNLLYMQDPRDDNVGHFAWIKHLSRLVSSQINKHGHTKYFCDRCLHYFSLSMKLEAHTVECRKVNKCAIRLPSEDNKWLSFKNHSRKERLPFVVYADLECVLQKTQPDTEHASYAYQHHRVCSIAYYVQCSYDETLSTYRFRRDNDCVAWFVEELNGLAHRVKNILSDIVCMIDLTRDEWETFHSATKCHICEQQFAPDDNKVRDHCHLTGRYRGPAHSTCNLNYKNSHFIPVIFHNLSGYDAHFIIKEIAAAFEGKIDVLPITKEKYISFTKHVKDTAEKSDSRNDIQLRFIDSYKFLSASLAKLASFLDNDKLKIIRSKFSTLSDNDFKLLTRKGVFPYEYVDSVEKLEDTCLPPRDSFYSSLTGETVSESDYAHAANVWQRFSVRTLGEYSDLYLKTDVLLLADVFENFRDSCVASYGLDPAYYYTLPGFTWDAMLKHTRINFELLTDVDMVMFVERGIRGGLSQCSGRYAKANNKYMESYDSSKPSSYLMYFDVNNLYGWAMCKPLPYAEFRWVEDASNFDVNAIALDSPTGYILEVDLEYPQNKHDAHADLPFCPMRDKPPGKRQDKLLATLHDKERYVIHYRNLQQCMRHGLRVTKIHRVLQFTQSEWLRSYIELNTKFRTQAKNEFEKTLYKLMNNAVFGKTMENVRNHVDVKLVMTWKGRYGAEAMIARPNFHSSSVFSENLVAIELRKLEVKFDKLIYVGMCILDLSKVCLYEFHHEYMSPLYCDSCRIMYTDTDSLIYHIKCDDAYENMKHDIARFDTSDYAVDNAYDMPLVNKKVPGLMKDENNGAIMTEFVGLRAKMYALRVDGKKVCKKAKGVKSNVIARTITFDDYTRCLNDEIKMTRPQSCIRSKMHEVYTISETKIALSPYDDKRYIVPDSTDTLPWGHYRIPL; this is encoded by the exons ATGGATCAATTCGAGCAAACCGAACGCGATCTATTGGAGCTGTCCGACCAAGTAGCTACCGTGGATGAATTTTTCACATGGGCGCTGCAATGCGCGGAATTCGTCGAGCAGCTCGAGACACGCTGTAGTGCCAAACGTCAGCGGCTCTCCGACAATCCAACGATCGGGCAAAGGCAATCGTTGGTTGCCAGAATTGCGCGACTCGAGGGTGTGAAGTTGCGATTGGAAAGACAATTTATTCATAGCGGTGGTGATTATGCGAACGCCGGTACCAGTGGCGACACGCGCGCGACAGAACTCGTATGGCGAGAAATCGACGCCGGGTTCGAAAAGCGTACAATGACCGGTGCGGTAATTAATACAGACCATATAGAACCGCGACAGTTTTTGGAAGACGCCTGCAGCGTCGTGTGCAAGCGAGTGCGCCTGCAGCGTCGTGTGCGAGACAGTATAAAAACACATAACTGTGTCAAAGTGAACACCGCGTTCAACGGGGAGTTTGTGGCGGGTGATAACCGTGCCAATAAgagtatatgtacaaataacatAGAACTCTGTGATACATCGCACTTGCGCGAGTGGTACGAGCTACACGTTATCGAGCCCACATTAGCGAAACTCGAGGAGTTCCAGGAACGCGACAGTGGTTGGGCGTTGACTCGAATCCTCAATTTGACGGTGAGCGTCAACAAGTACAATCCTTTGCGCGCGGGGTGTCACATAAAATTGCCTGAAGACATTAAATTGAAGCACGCGGTGATCAATGTGCTGTCTATGGACAATGCGTGTTTTGCGTGGGCCGTGACGGCTGCTTTGCATCCAGCCGAAAGACATCCAGAACGGGAATCTTCATACCCGCATTATTCAACGGTACTGAATTTACGAGACATTGAGTTCCCAATGACGTTGAGGCAAATTAAACAGTTCGAACGACTCAACGATATATCCGTCAATGCCTATATCATCGAGGGACAAAAGACTTCAAACGTTCTCCCGATACGGCTTACCGACCGCACGAGTGATAAAAAACATGTGAATCTGCTGTACATGCAGGATCCACGAGACGACAATGTTGGACATTTTGCGTGGATTAAACATCTATCCCGCCTCGTGAGctcacaaattaataaacatggaCATACAAAGtacttttgcgatcg ATGTCTTCACTACTTTAGTTTGAGCATGAAATTGGAAGCCCACACTGTGGAATGTCGAAAGGTAAACAAATGCGCAATCCGACTACCGAGCGAGGACAACAAGTGGCTCAGCTTCAAGAACCACAGCAGGAAAGAGCGACTTCCCTTCGTGGTGTACGCCGATCTGGAGTGCGTGCTGCAGAAGACACAACCGGATACGGAACACGCGTCATACGCCTACCAACATCATCGGGTATGTAGTATAGCATACTACGTACAGTGTTCGTACGACGAAACGTTATCGACATAtcgatttcgtcgcgataacgaCTGTGTCGCGTGGTTCGTCGAGGAACTCAACGGATTGGCGCATCGCGTAAAAAACATCTTGTCCGACATTGTATGCATGATAGACctaacgcgagacgagtgggagACATTTCACAGCGCGACGAAATGTCATATATGCGAACAACAATTCGCGCCTGATGATAATAAAGTGCGCGATCATTGCCACCTGACCGGGCGGTACAGAGGTCCAGCACACTCGACGTGCAATCTGAATTATAAGAATTCTCACTTCATCCCagtaatatttcacaatctGTCGGGCTATGACGCGCACTTTATTATCAAGGAGATAGCTGCCGCGTTCGAAGGCAAGATCGATGTACTGCCTATAACAAAGGAAAAGTACATCTCATTTACTAAACACGTGAAAGACACCGCGGAAAAATCTGATTCGCGAAACGATATACAGTTAAGATTTATCGACTCGTACAAATTTCTTAGCGCGAGTCTCGCAAAATTGGCATCCTTCTtagataatgataaattaaaaattatacgttcaaAATTTTCCACGTTATCCGACAACGATTTCAAATTATTGACGCGAAAAGGTGTCTTTCCATACGAATACGTGGACAGCGTCGAAAAGCTGGAGGATACGTGTTTACCGCCGCGCGATTCATTTTACAGTTCCTTGACCGGTGAAaccgtatccgagagcgattacgcgcacgccgcGAACGTATGGCAGCGATTCTCCGTTCGAACCCTGGGCGAATACAGCGATCTATACCTGAAAACCgatgtcttgctgttggccgacgtgtttgaaaatttccgCGACAGCTGCGTCGCGAGTTACGGACTTGATCCCGCGTACTACTACACTTTACCAGGCTTTACGTGGGACGCCATGTTGAAACATACGCGTATCAATTTTGAACTGCTGACCGACGTTGACATGGTCATGTTTGTCGAACGTGGTATTCGTGGCGGGCTGAGTCAATGTTCCGGCAGATACGCGAAGGCCAACAACAAGTATATGGAGTCGTACGATTCGtcgaaaccgtcgtcgtacctAATGTACTTCGATGTCAACAACTTGTACGGCTGGGCGATGTGTAAGCCACTGCCCTACGCGGAGTTTCGATGGGTCGAAGACGCGTCAAATTTCGACGTTAACGCGATCGCTTTGGATTCGCCTACGGGCTATATTCTCGAGGTCGATCTCGAGTATCCGCAGAATAAACATGACGCGCACGCtgacctaccgttctgtccgatGCGCGATAAACCGCCCGGCAAACGGCAGGACAAACTTCTCGCCACGCTGCACGATAAGGAGCGTTACGTCATCCATTATCGCAATCTGCAACAGTGCATGCGTCATGGCCTTCGCGTCACTAAAATACATCGCGTATTGCAATTCACTCAATCTGAGTGGCTCCGCTCTTACATCGAACTCAATACAAAATTCAGGACACAGGCAAAAAATGAGTtcgaaaaaacattatataaattaatgaataacgcTGTTTTTGGAAAAACAATGGAGAATGTACGAAACCACGTCGATGTAAAACTAGTGATGACGTGGAAGGGTAGATATGGCGCGGAGGCAATGATCGCGCGACCGAATTTCCACAGCAGTAGCGTGTTTTCAGAAAATCTGGTAGCCATCGAACTTCGCAAACTCGAGGTGAAATTCGACAAACTGATCTACGTCGGCATGTGCATTCTCGACTTGTCGAAGGTGTGCCTGTACGAATTTCACCACGAATACATGTCTCCCCTGTACTGCGACTCGTGTAGAATCATGTATACCGACACGGACAGTTTGATTTATCATATCAAGTGCGACGACGCGTACGAGAACATGAAACATGATATAGCCCGGTTCGACACAAGTGACTATGCGGTAGATAACGCTTATGATATGCCTctcgtcaataaaaaagtgcCGGGCCTGATGAAGGATGAAAACAATGGGGCCATTATGACCGAATTCGTTGGACTTAGGGCGAAAATGTACGCCTTGCGAGTCGATGGCaaaaaagtttgtaaaaaagCGAAAGGTGTCAAAAGTAACGTCATCGCGCGCACCATCACGTTCGACGACTACACGCGATGTTTGAACGATGAGATCAAAATGACTCGACCGCAGTCGTGCATACGATCGAAAATGCACGAAGTGTACACTATTAGCGAGACGAAAATCGCTCTGAGTCCGTACGACGATAAGCGATATATCGTGCCGGATTCGACCGATACGTTGCCGTGGGGACATTACCGAATACCTTTGTAA
- the LOC139821045 gene encoding uncharacterized protein, whose protein sequence is MFSFEGCNSSSSNNGAKRVNAVNYYVPIHNVETQTYEARCNSISGDRRAVRILSRRYALTATGYKFLEIGINVGPPSYVEIAVGDHRGKELLLSLESWKALYEQRRNIQNFFRNNFKDAHSFINAGPLTVRVCTSVNNVKLIRLESVNVRLMMTESTLHRMFDLDRCIEARFDRLVRILAAVDAKFAQFSDIASTVTDPREASNAIYASDAFNTNQLIDCELAALVF, encoded by the exons ATGTTCTCTTTTGAAGgatgcaacagcagcagcagcaacaacggtGCAAAACGCGTGAATGCCGTGAATTATTACGTGCCGATTCACAACGTTGAAACTCAAACGTATGAGGCCAGATGCAATAG CATTTCGGGGGACCGTCGCGCGGTTCGCATACTCAGCAGACGATACGCGCTGACAGCTACGGGATacaaattcctcgaaattgGCATCAACGTGGGCCCACCGAGCTATGTGGAGATTGCCGTTGGAGATCATCGAGGAAAGGAACTGCTGTTGTCTCTCGAATCGTGGAAGGCACTCTACGAGCAACGacgaaatattcagaatttctttcgcAACAACTTCAAAGATGCCCATAGTTTTATAAACGCTGGACCGCTAACGGTGAGAGTTTGTACGTCGGTTAATAACGTCAAACTCATACGTCTCGAATCTGTAAACGTACGCTTGATGATGACCGAATCGACGCTGCATCGTATGTTCGATCTCGATCGGTGCATCGAAGCGAGATTCGATCGTTTGGTCAGAATCCTTGCGGCGGTCGATGCAAAATTTGCGCAGTTCTCCGATATCGCGTCCACCGTGACGGATCCCAGGGAAGCGTCGAATGCAATATACGCTAGCGATGCGTTCAATACGAATCAGCTCATCGATTGTGAGCTCGCAGCTTTAGTTTTTTAG
- the LOC139820422 gene encoding uncharacterized protein: protein MASETREIRLDKSKQVIITDPNTNELVIMPNGCLLLWDKEEQNIIEVSNVKEVRQHFGVEVEESVCQNDTGFSPDVVSSQTSTIPTCDVKKSTAFWKDENAVKTLIYQWKQHQSLFENTSIRNDVVWTKISEELEKANSAWQYTGKNCENKFKDISKVYKRTKDHNNQTGVAPKTCKYFQELEEVLGEKPCLKPVALASSLRKRPHPATSSSISNTDNTISDIDDTEDSGDGISIKAQKPKKTRMKRELELWSKTMSEENKIRDEARERRHHELLERQDLARQSYETYMEKLIEKL, encoded by the exons ATGGCATCTGAAACGCGAGAAATACGGCTTGATAAGTCGAAGCAAGTTATTATCACAGATCCTAATACCAACGAATTGGTGATTATGCCGAATGGGTGTTTACTTCTGTGGGATAAAGAGG aacaaaatattatcgaaGTGTCAAATGTCAAGGAAGTTCGGCAGCATTTTGGTGTGGAGGTTGAAGAATCAGTTTGTCAGAATGATACTGGTTTCAGCCCAGATGTAGTTTCATCCCAGACCTCAACAATCCCAACATGCGATGTAAAGAAGAGTACTGCATTTTGGAAAGATGAAAATGCTGTAAAGACACTTATTTATCAGTGGAAGCAGCATCAATCTCTATTTGAAAATACTTCTATTAGAAATGATGTTGTATGGACAAAAATAAGTGAGGAATTGGAGAAAGCCAACAGTGCGTGGCAATATACGGGTAAAAACTGTGAGAATAAATTTAAGGATATAAGTAAAGTATACAAACGTACAAAGGATCATAACAACCAGACGGGAGTGGCACCGAAAAcctgtaaatattttcaagaattggAGGAAGTGCTGGGAGAAAAACCTTGCTTAAAACCTGTTGCCTTAGCTTCGAGTCTGAGGAAGAGACCTCATCCAGCAACTTCAAGCAGTATATCTAATACTGACAACACAATAAGTGACATCGATGATACAGAAGATAGTGGTGATGGGATTTCAATAAAAGCCCAAAAACCAAAGAAGACACGTATGAAACGTGAACTGGAACTGTGGTCAAAAACTATGAGTGAGGAAAATAAGATACGTGATGAAGCCAGAGAACGAAGGCACCATGAGTTATTGGAACGTCAGGATCTAGCTCGACAAAGTTACGAAACTTATATGGAAAAACTCATTGAAAaactctaa